Proteins encoded by one window of Natronomonas salsuginis:
- a CDS encoding DICT sensory domain-containing protein: MSLIELIAGVEDHEKTLTVFNADKETIATLREQFHDRNLSVFGEHTPSGKPEAFAVLADGDEFVTAAAIETILDSNADIDPTAEPQTTDPAFDGDAYRPILDHLDETMFTSYDIDQMVAASREIEDRAWRIGKGSIHSGFQKLSIIAEQMDIYEQLAGKSGLDVHAYAAPDADVPDHDTDLTIHVERSDEIERTWFVAYDGAGIDVNKCALLAEERESRAFYGFWTYDPSTVDWIIDHLESTYGLIESR; encoded by the coding sequence ATGTCTCTCATCGAGCTCATCGCGGGGGTCGAAGACCACGAGAAGACGTTGACGGTCTTCAACGCCGACAAGGAGACGATCGCGACCCTCCGCGAGCAGTTTCACGACCGAAATCTCTCCGTCTTCGGAGAACACACACCGAGCGGTAAGCCGGAGGCGTTCGCGGTCCTCGCCGACGGGGACGAGTTCGTCACCGCCGCCGCGATCGAGACGATCCTCGATTCCAACGCCGACATCGATCCGACCGCCGAACCCCAAACGACCGATCCGGCCTTCGATGGGGACGCATACCGTCCGATCCTCGATCACCTCGACGAGACGATGTTCACCTCCTACGACATCGATCAGATGGTCGCCGCCTCCCGAGAGATCGAGGACCGCGCCTGGCGCATCGGAAAGGGCTCCATCCACTCGGGCTTTCAGAAGCTTTCGATCATCGCTGAGCAGATGGATATCTACGAACAGTTGGCTGGAAAAAGCGGCCTCGACGTCCACGCCTACGCCGCGCCCGACGCTGACGTACCCGATCACGACACCGACCTCACGATCCACGTCGAACGGAGCGACGAGATCGAACGCACCTGGTTCGTCGCTTACGACGGCGCGGGCATCGACGTGAACAAGTGCGCCCTCCTGGCAGAAGAGCGAGAGTCCAGAGCGTTCTACGGCTTTTGGACCTACGACCCCTCGACCGTCGATTGGATCATCGACCACCTCGAATCCACGTACGGACTCATCGAATCGCGCTGA
- a CDS encoding zinc-dependent alcohol dehydrogenase family protein, with protein sequence MRAAIYRGPREIAIEDVPRPAIEAPTDAIVRVTHTAVCGSDLWFYRGDSDREDGSPVGHEPMGIVEAVGDDVRSVEPGDRVFAPFLISCGYCEFCRKGLHTSCVNGDSWGGDNGGGQGEYVRARHADGTLVRVPERHADDEDTLRSLLPLTDVMGTGHHAAVSAGVDTGSTCVVVGDGAVGLCGVLAARRLGAERIVAVGHHENRLDLAAEFGATETINARGEEAIERAKETTYGGPNHVLECVGAASAMNAAIEICRDGGTVGYVGVPHGVTSEGLDVFGLFGGNVALDGGVAPVRAYAEELMADVLAGTLDPSPIFTKTVDLDGVPEGYRAMDEREAIKVLVRPHGSE encoded by the coding sequence ATGCGCGCCGCAATCTACCGCGGTCCCCGAGAGATCGCGATCGAGGACGTTCCGCGTCCCGCGATCGAAGCGCCGACAGACGCCATCGTTCGCGTCACCCACACCGCAGTCTGCGGCTCGGACCTGTGGTTCTACCGCGGCGATAGCGACCGGGAAGACGGCTCCCCCGTCGGCCACGAACCGATGGGAATCGTCGAGGCCGTGGGCGACGACGTTCGCTCCGTCGAGCCCGGCGATCGGGTGTTCGCGCCCTTTTTGATCAGCTGTGGCTACTGTGAGTTCTGCCGGAAGGGGCTCCACACGTCCTGTGTGAACGGCGATTCGTGGGGCGGCGACAACGGCGGCGGTCAGGGCGAGTACGTCCGCGCGAGACACGCCGACGGGACGCTCGTTCGGGTGCCGGAGCGCCACGCCGACGACGAGGATACGCTTCGGTCGCTGCTCCCGCTGACCGACGTGATGGGGACCGGCCACCACGCCGCGGTGAGCGCCGGCGTCGATACCGGGTCGACCTGCGTCGTCGTCGGCGACGGGGCGGTCGGCCTCTGTGGCGTCCTCGCGGCCCGCAGGCTGGGTGCCGAACGGATCGTTGCGGTCGGCCACCACGAGAATCGGCTCGACCTCGCTGCCGAGTTCGGCGCGACCGAGACGATCAACGCTCGGGGCGAGGAGGCGATCGAGCGGGCGAAAGAGACCACTTACGGCGGCCCGAACCACGTCCTCGAGTGCGTCGGCGCGGCATCGGCGATGAACGCCGCCATTGAGATCTGCCGCGACGGCGGCACCGTCGGCTACGTCGGGGTTCCGCACGGCGTCACATCGGAGGGACTCGACGTGTTCGGGCTGTTCGGCGGGAACGTCGCGCTCGACGGTGGCGTCGCGCCGGTTCGAGCCTACGCCGAAGAGCTGATGGCGGACGTGTTGGCCGGCACGCTCGATCCGAGTCCGATCTTCACGAAGACCGTCGATCTCGACGGCGTCCCCGAGGGGTATCGGGCGATGGACGAACGGGAGGCGATCAAAGTGCTCGTCAGACCGCACGGCAGCGAGTGA
- a CDS encoding 2-oxoacid:acceptor oxidoreductase subunit alpha — protein sequence MTDELIWRIAGGSGDGIDSTSQNFAKALMRSGLDVFTHRHYPSRIRGGHTYVEVRAASEPVKSRGDGYNFLLALGDSFARNPQEEAIYGNEELKPIVENLDELREGGIIIYDEGLIDIEEVPEFEARVEENDWHVYPLDLRSLAREKGREVMRNTAGVGATAALLDYDLDHIEDLMADAMSGEILETNLDILQIAYDEVKAKEFTHDLRMPTGEHEEEQVLLSGSNAIAFGALDSGCRFIAGYPMTPWTEVYTLMSQYLPEVGGISEQVEDEIAAAALALGASHAGVKAMSGSSGGGFALMSEPLGLAEMTETPVVLIEATRAGPSTGMPTKPEQSDLEHVLYTSQGDSCRVVFAPGNVEEAYEQTRAAFEIAYDYQLPAIVLYDQKIGGELRNVDESFFDREPDPGLGATLTEEEIAEAAHHASGKFSRFQHDPGNERGVSPRSIPGQKGGRFLATGNEHNEQGHISEDPDNRAAQLERRIGKLDSIRGDLDAKESSNQTYRGPEDADYGIITFGSQQGTVEEAVDRLNDEGHSVRSMGVSDLMPLAEEELTEFLSSVDEALVVEMTASAQFRGLIQKELGRFGPKMHSLLKYNGNPFEPGEIVDGFEAIIGGDDPAPTTTFVPAAGD from the coding sequence ATGACAGACGAACTCATCTGGCGAATCGCGGGTGGTTCCGGCGACGGAATCGACTCGACGAGCCAGAACTTCGCGAAAGCGTTGATGCGATCGGGGCTCGACGTATTCACGCACCGACACTATCCGTCGCGCATCCGCGGCGGCCACACCTACGTCGAGGTGCGCGCCGCCTCTGAACCGGTGAAATCCCGGGGCGACGGCTACAACTTCCTGTTGGCCCTCGGCGACTCGTTCGCCAGAAATCCGCAGGAAGAGGCCATCTACGGCAACGAGGAACTCAAGCCAATCGTCGAGAACCTCGACGAACTCCGCGAGGGCGGCATCATCATCTACGACGAGGGGCTCATCGACATCGAGGAGGTCCCCGAGTTCGAGGCGCGCGTCGAGGAGAACGACTGGCACGTCTACCCGCTCGATCTCCGGAGCCTCGCCCGTGAGAAGGGCCGCGAGGTCATGCGGAACACCGCCGGCGTCGGCGCGACCGCCGCGCTCCTCGATTACGATCTCGACCACATCGAGGATCTGATGGCCGACGCGATGTCCGGCGAGATCCTGGAGACAAACCTCGACATTCTTCAGATCGCCTACGACGAGGTCAAAGCGAAAGAGTTCACCCACGACCTCCGAATGCCGACGGGTGAACACGAGGAGGAGCAGGTGCTGCTCTCGGGCAGCAACGCTATCGCCTTCGGTGCGCTCGATTCGGGCTGTCGGTTCATCGCCGGCTACCCGATGACGCCGTGGACCGAGGTGTACACGCTCATGAGCCAGTACCTTCCCGAGGTCGGCGGTATCTCCGAGCAGGTCGAAGACGAGATTGCCGCGGCGGCGCTCGCCCTCGGCGCGTCGCACGCCGGCGTCAAGGCGATGTCGGGCAGCAGTGGCGGCGGGTTCGCCCTGATGAGCGAACCGCTCGGCCTCGCAGAGATGACCGAGACACCGGTCGTCCTCATCGAGGCGACCCGCGCCGGTCCCTCGACCGGGATGCCGACGAAGCCCGAACAGAGCGACCTCGAACACGTCCTGTACACGAGCCAGGGCGACTCCTGTCGGGTCGTCTTCGCGCCCGGGAACGTCGAGGAGGCCTACGAGCAGACTCGTGCGGCCTTCGAGATCGCCTACGATTATCAGCTCCCGGCGATCGTGTTGTACGATCAGAAGATCGGCGGCGAGCTCAGAAACGTCGACGAATCCTTCTTCGACCGCGAGCCCGATCCGGGCCTCGGCGCGACGCTCACCGAGGAGGAGATCGCCGAGGCGGCCCACCACGCCTCCGGAAAGTTCAGCCGCTTCCAGCACGACCCCGGCAACGAGCGCGGCGTCTCGCCGCGATCGATCCCCGGTCAGAAGGGCGGTCGCTTCCTCGCGACCGGCAACGAGCACAACGAACAGGGTCACATCAGCGAGGACCCCGACAACCGCGCCGCCCAACTCGAACGGCGGATCGGCAAACTCGACTCCATCCGCGGCGATCTCGACGCCAAGGAGTCGAGCAACCAGACGTACCGCGGTCCGGAGGACGCCGACTACGGCATCATCACGTTCGGCAGCCAACAAGGCACCGTCGAAGAGGCCGTCGATCGGCTCAACGACGAGGGCCACAGCGTCCGGTCGATGGGCGTCTCCGATCTGATGCCGCTGGCCGAGGAGGAGCTGACGGAGTTCCTCTCCTCGGTCGATGAGGCGCTCGTCGTCGAGATGACCGCGAGCGCGCAGTTCCGCGGCCTCATCCAGAAGGAGCTCGGTCGGTTCGGCCCGAAGATGCACAGCCTTCTGAAATACAACGGCAACCCGTTCGAACCCGGCGAGATCGTCGACGGGTTCGAAGCGATAATCGGGGGCGACGACCCCGCGCCGACGACGACGTTCGTCCCCGCGGCAGGTGACTAA
- a CDS encoding thiamine pyrophosphate-dependent enzyme — protein MSAFNAIGEKREVQREDFTPGIEPQATWCPGCGDFSVLKALKGAMTELGKNPDEVLLATGIGCSGKLNSYFESYGFHTLHGRSLPVARAAKLANPDLEVVAAGGDGDGYGIGGNHFTHTARENHDMTYIVFNNEIFGLTKGQTSPTSPKGHKSKTQPHGSAKDPVRPLSLSLTSGASYVARTAAVNPNQAQEILVEAIEHDGFSHVDFLTQCPTWNKDAKQYVPYIDVQENDEYDFDITDRREAAEMMFETETALHEGKVLTGRYYQDADRPSYGQEKRAVGEMPEVPLAERYHDDSYEWERSYDMLDPHK, from the coding sequence ATGAGTGCGTTCAACGCGATCGGAGAGAAACGGGAGGTACAGCGCGAGGACTTCACGCCCGGCATCGAGCCGCAGGCGACGTGGTGTCCGGGATGCGGCGACTTCAGCGTCCTCAAGGCGCTGAAGGGCGCGATGACCGAACTCGGGAAGAACCCCGACGAGGTGCTGTTGGCGACCGGCATCGGCTGTTCGGGCAAGCTGAACAGCTACTTCGAGAGCTATGGTTTCCACACGCTGCACGGCCGGTCGCTCCCGGTCGCCCGGGCGGCGAAGCTCGCCAACCCCGACCTCGAGGTCGTCGCCGCGGGCGGCGACGGCGACGGCTACGGGATCGGCGGCAACCACTTCACCCACACGGCCCGGGAGAACCACGACATGACCTACATCGTGTTCAACAACGAGATCTTCGGGCTGACGAAGGGCCAGACCTCACCGACGAGTCCGAAGGGGCACAAATCGAAGACGCAGCCCCACGGCTCGGCAAAGGATCCCGTCCGGCCGCTGTCGCTGTCGCTCACCTCGGGGGCGTCCTACGTCGCCCGCACGGCCGCTGTCAACCCGAACCAGGCCCAAGAGATCCTCGTCGAGGCGATCGAGCACGACGGGTTCTCCCACGTCGACTTCCTCACGCAGTGTCCGACCTGGAACAAGGACGCCAAACAGTACGTCCCCTACATCGACGTGCAGGAGAACGACGAGTACGACTTCGACATCACGGACCGCCGCGAGGCCGCCGAGATGATGTTCGAGACGGAAACGGCGCTCCACGAGGGGAAGGTGCTGACCGGTCGGTACTACCAGGACGCTGACCGCCCGTCGTACGGACAAGAAAAGCGCGCTGTCGGCGAGATGCCCGAAGTGCCGCTGGCCGAGCGCTACCACGACGACAGCTACGAGTGGGAGCGCAGCTACGACATGCTGGATCCCCATAAATAA
- the purD gene encoding phosphoribosylamine--glycine ligase, with amino-acid sequence MTETVLLVGGGGREHAIARAVARAEDGELYACASNRNPGIDAIASGYETIDETDGDAIVEYAESVGATLAAVGPESALNAGVADALDDAGIYAFGPREAEARIETDKAFQREFMAEHSIPGCPTFATFESGEEAADYIREYDGDLAIKPRGLTGGKGVRVIGDQITEAEGIEFVLGSEYESFVLEERLIGEEFTIQAFVADGEYRVSPAVQDHKRAFEGDEGPNTGGMGSYSDSTPQLPFMTEADYDDAVEVIDAVVEAMPDYKGILYGQFMLTTEGPKVVEFNARFGDPEAMNTLPVLATDFVDLLVAGREGESLPELEFEPKATVCKYAVPEGYPTDPKAGAKVAINAESAGDAQLFYASVDAREDGIYTTTSRSFAVVGVADSIAEAEAVVEDAFDRTGTDGLRVRHDIGTAKLVQTRIDHMRELRE; translated from the coding sequence ATGACAGAGACGGTGCTTCTCGTCGGCGGCGGTGGCCGCGAACACGCGATCGCCCGCGCTGTGGCGAGGGCCGAAGACGGCGAACTGTACGCGTGTGCGTCGAACCGTAACCCCGGGATCGACGCGATCGCGTCGGGCTACGAGACGATCGACGAGACGGACGGTGACGCGATCGTCGAGTACGCCGAATCGGTCGGCGCGACGCTCGCGGCGGTCGGCCCCGAGTCGGCGCTCAACGCGGGCGTGGCTGACGCCCTCGACGACGCCGGGATCTACGCGTTCGGCCCGCGGGAGGCCGAGGCGAGGATCGAGACGGACAAGGCATTCCAGCGGGAGTTCATGGCCGAACACTCGATTCCGGGCTGTCCGACCTTCGCGACGTTCGAGAGCGGCGAGGAAGCCGCCGACTACATCCGCGAGTACGACGGCGACCTCGCGATCAAACCGCGCGGGCTGACCGGCGGGAAGGGCGTCCGCGTCATCGGCGACCAGATCACCGAGGCGGAAGGAATCGAGTTCGTCCTCGGCAGCGAGTACGAGTCGTTCGTCCTCGAGGAACGGCTGATCGGCGAGGAGTTCACGATCCAGGCGTTCGTCGCGGACGGGGAGTACCGCGTCTCGCCGGCCGTGCAGGACCACAAGCGTGCCTTCGAGGGCGACGAGGGGCCGAACACCGGCGGGATGGGCTCCTACAGCGACTCGACGCCCCAGCTGCCGTTCATGACCGAGGCCGACTACGACGACGCGGTCGAGGTCATCGACGCCGTTGTCGAGGCGATGCCCGACTACAAGGGGATTCTCTACGGCCAGTTCATGCTGACGACCGAGGGGCCGAAGGTCGTCGAGTTCAACGCCCGCTTCGGGGATCCCGAAGCGATGAACACCCTGCCCGTGCTGGCCACCGACTTCGTCGACCTGCTTGTCGCGGGACGGGAGGGCGAGTCGCTCCCCGAACTCGAGTTCGAGCCGAAGGCGACGGTCTGTAAGTACGCCGTCCCCGAGGGCTACCCGACCGATCCGAAGGCGGGCGCGAAGGTGGCGATCAACGCCGAGAGCGCCGGCGACGCCCAGCTGTTTTACGCGAGCGTCGACGCCCGCGAGGACGGGATCTACACGACGACCTCTCGGTCGTTCGCCGTCGTCGGGGTCGCCGACTCAATCGCCGAGGCCGAGGCGGTCGTCGAAGATGCCTTCGATCGGACCGGAACGGACGGCCTGCGCGTCCGCCACGACATCGGGACGGCCAAGCTGGTGCAAACGCGGATCGACCACATGCGGGAACTGCGCGAGTAG
- a CDS encoding acyl-CoA synthetase, which yields MSTIPDLEAYRFYEREWTEYDDLLDSFEWEVPERFNMASYICDRWCEDGDRTALVADDGDGNGEMYSFERLRKEADATAAFLRERGVSRGDRVGINARQRPETVVAHVACWKLGAVSVPLSTLFGTDALSYRLDDSESVACFVDGSNVETLRESHGDVPSLETVVTIGDAEPTGDETAFGTVLSSSSERFETVDTAADDDAIIIYTSGTTGDPKGVRHAHRVLLGNLPLFITSFCNLELNDDDVFWTPSEWAWVATLFDVVFPGLYYGRPVVAHTADGSFDPETAMDLLERHHVTNFFAPPTALRMMEQLDAPERWDVSSVRCIPSGGESLGDTIVEWAEAVFDGAAVHEAYGQTEANMTVGDCTKLLDSKDGKIGPIGPGHDVVIVDPETAEPTVDRGETGEIAVRYEGNPVCFKQYWNKPEATASKVQNGWLLTEDLGRMDEDGFVEFVSRKDTVIISAGYRIGPVEIEEALSAHDAVADAGVIGVRDEERGEVPKAFVTLAPGYEASTDLADRLRSDVRSRLAAYEYPREIEFVDDLPKTSSGKIRRASLEEREGLVK from the coding sequence ATGTCAACTATCCCCGACCTCGAGGCGTACCGGTTTTACGAGCGCGAGTGGACCGAGTACGACGACCTGCTCGACTCGTTCGAGTGGGAGGTTCCCGAGCGATTCAACATGGCGTCGTACATCTGTGATCGGTGGTGTGAAGACGGCGATCGGACGGCGCTCGTCGCCGACGACGGGGACGGAAACGGCGAGATGTACTCGTTCGAACGGCTCCGCAAGGAGGCCGACGCGACGGCGGCGTTCCTCCGCGAACGCGGCGTTTCCCGCGGTGACAGAGTCGGGATCAACGCCCGCCAGCGCCCCGAGACGGTGGTCGCGCACGTCGCCTGCTGGAAACTGGGTGCCGTCTCCGTCCCCCTGAGCACGCTCTTCGGGACCGACGCGCTCTCGTATCGACTCGACGATTCGGAATCGGTCGCCTGCTTCGTCGACGGCTCGAACGTCGAAACGCTCCGGGAGAGCCATGGGGATGTCCCATCGCTGGAGACGGTCGTCACGATCGGCGACGCCGAACCGACGGGCGACGAAACGGCGTTCGGAACGGTTCTGTCGTCCTCCTCGGAGCGCTTCGAGACGGTCGACACCGCGGCCGACGACGACGCCATCATCATCTACACCTCGGGCACGACCGGCGATCCGAAGGGCGTCCGTCACGCTCACCGCGTCCTGCTCGGCAATCTACCGCTTTTCATCACGAGCTTCTGCAATCTGGAGTTGAACGACGACGACGTGTTCTGGACCCCCTCCGAGTGGGCCTGGGTGGCGACGCTGTTCGACGTCGTCTTCCCCGGGCTCTACTACGGCCGCCCCGTCGTCGCCCACACGGCTGACGGCTCGTTCGACCCAGAGACGGCCATGGATCTCCTCGAACGACACCACGTGACGAACTTCTTCGCGCCGCCAACGGCGCTCCGGATGATGGAGCAACTCGACGCCCCCGAGCGGTGGGATGTCTCCAGCGTCCGTTGCATCCCGAGCGGCGGCGAGTCGCTCGGCGACACGATCGTCGAGTGGGCCGAGGCGGTCTTCGACGGGGCGGCCGTCCACGAGGCGTACGGTCAGACCGAGGCCAACATGACCGTCGGCGACTGCACGAAGCTCCTCGACTCGAAGGACGGCAAGATTGGCCCCATCGGGCCGGGACACGACGTTGTGATCGTCGATCCCGAGACCGCCGAACCGACTGTCGACCGCGGCGAGACCGGAGAGATCGCCGTCAGATACGAGGGGAACCCGGTCTGTTTCAAGCAGTACTGGAACAAGCCCGAAGCCACGGCGAGCAAGGTACAGAACGGCTGGCTGTTGACCGAGGACCTCGGCCGGATGGACGAGGACGGTTTCGTCGAGTTCGTCTCCCGGAAGGACACCGTCATCATCTCGGCCGGATACCGGATCGGCCCCGTCGAGATCGAGGAGGCGTTGTCGGCACACGATGCGGTCGCCGACGCGGGCGTGATCGGCGTCCGCGACGAGGAGCGCGGTGAGGTGCCGAAGGCGTTCGTCACGCTCGCGCCCGGGTACGAGGCGTCGACTGATCTCGCCGACCGGCTCCGAAGCGACGTCAGAAGCCGGCTCGCCGCGTACGAGTACCCCCGCGAGATCGAGTTCGTCGACGACCTCCCGAAGACCAGCTCCGGGAAGATCCGGCGGGCGTCGCTCGAAGAGCGTGAAGGACTGGTCAAATAA
- a CDS encoding hydroxyacid-oxoacid transhydrogenase: MFEAETVWEFSMADRVKFGTGAIDELAAELDDLDCSAAMVVTDEGVFAAGIADEVIDALPDDAEHAVFSDVQPDPSVDVYEAAVEFAAEFDPDVIVGVGGGSSLDVAKTTGIVHEHGGDILDYVAPPTGEGKAIPDPGVPTIAVPTTSGTGSETSPVTVISLPDKKLKVGISSRHQYPNLAVIDPALTVSLPPGPTAASGMDALTHAIEAFTTRPYDAKPRPDSPDERPDYDGRNPFTDQLARKAIDLISDNLRRAVNNGEDLEARRNMALASMLAGIAFTNAGVGATHAIAYPVAGEYHTPHGETVATLLPEVMRFNAPSAFERYGEIAELMGENVDGLSRDERADRAAEAVSKLSDDVGIPQGIEAFGVDEDAIEQLAADTMEIQRILVGNPRRVEQTDVEGILRRSL; this comes from the coding sequence ATGTTCGAAGCGGAGACCGTCTGGGAGTTTAGCATGGCCGACCGCGTCAAGTTCGGAACCGGCGCGATTGACGAACTCGCCGCGGAACTCGACGACCTGGACTGCTCGGCCGCGATGGTCGTCACGGACGAGGGCGTGTTCGCCGCGGGCATCGCCGACGAAGTCATCGACGCGTTACCCGACGACGCCGAGCACGCGGTCTTCTCGGACGTCCAGCCCGATCCGTCCGTCGACGTCTACGAGGCAGCCGTCGAGTTCGCGGCCGAGTTCGACCCCGACGTCATCGTCGGCGTCGGCGGCGGTAGCTCTCTCGACGTGGCGAAGACGACCGGCATCGTCCACGAGCACGGCGGCGACATCCTCGATTACGTCGCGCCGCCCACGGGTGAGGGCAAAGCGATCCCGGACCCCGGCGTCCCGACGATCGCCGTCCCGACGACCTCCGGGACCGGCTCGGAGACTTCCCCCGTCACAGTCATCTCCCTGCCCGACAAGAAGCTGAAGGTCGGCATCTCCAGCCGCCACCAGTATCCGAACCTCGCGGTCATCGATCCGGCGCTCACCGTCTCGCTGCCGCCGGGCCCGACCGCGGCCTCGGGAATGGACGCGCTGACGCACGCGATCGAGGCGTTCACGACCCGTCCCTACGACGCCAAGCCGCGCCCCGACTCACCCGACGAGCGTCCCGACTACGACGGCCGGAACCCCTTCACAGACCAACTCGCACGGAAGGCGATCGATCTGATCAGCGACAACCTCCGGCGCGCGGTCAACAACGGCGAGGACCTCGAGGCCCGACGGAACATGGCGCTCGCGAGCATGCTCGCCGGGATCGCGTTCACCAACGCCGGCGTCGGCGCGACTCACGCCATCGCGTACCCGGTCGCGGGCGAGTACCACACGCCGCACGGCGAAACGGTCGCCACGCTGTTGCCAGAAGTCATGCGATTCAACGCGCCGAGCGCGTTCGAGCGCTACGGCGAGATCGCAGAGCTCATGGGCGAAAACGTCGACGGGTTGAGCCGCGACGAGCGGGCCGATCGCGCGGCCGAAGCCGTCAGCAAGCTCTCGGACGACGTGGGGATCCCACAGGGAATCGAGGCGTTCGGCGTCGACGAGGACGCCATCGAGCAGTTGGCTGCCGACACCATGGAGATCCAGCGGATCCTCGTCGGTAACCCGCGTCGCGTCGAGCAGACCGACGTCGAGGGGATCCTCCGGCGATCGCTGTAA